A stretch of Nitrospira sp. DNA encodes these proteins:
- the ribH gene encoding 6,7-dimethyl-8-ribityllumazine synthase, whose amino-acid sequence MKLRKGSQDATGLRFGIVVAKFNKFVTSKLLSSCIEGLSAHGAKAEAIDVVRVPGAFEIPMVARLLAKSGRFDAVICLGAVIRGDTPHFDYISAEASRGIGQAMLDTDIPMIFGVLTTDTVAQAIERADPAKFNRGGEAAKSAIEMATVVKQLKTLAPDPVPVKPKPRAKRIVRKRGR is encoded by the coding sequence ATGAAGCTTCGCAAGGGTTCTCAGGATGCGACGGGGTTGCGGTTCGGGATCGTCGTCGCAAAGTTCAATAAATTTGTCACGAGCAAGCTGCTGTCGTCTTGCATCGAAGGGCTCTCCGCGCACGGAGCGAAGGCCGAGGCGATCGATGTGGTGCGGGTGCCGGGGGCCTTCGAGATTCCGATGGTCGCGCGGCTGCTCGCCAAGTCCGGGCGGTTCGACGCGGTGATTTGTCTGGGCGCCGTCATTCGCGGGGATACGCCGCATTTCGACTACATCAGCGCGGAAGCCAGCCGGGGCATCGGTCAGGCCATGCTCGATACCGACATTCCCATGATTTTCGGGGTGCTCACGACGGACACGGTGGCGCAAGCCATCGAGCGAGCCGATCCGGCCAAATTCAATCGGGGCGGCGAGGCGGCGAAGTCGGCCATTGAGATGGCGACGGTGGTGAAGCAGCTCAAGACACTGGCGCCCGATCCGGTCCCGGTGAAGCCGAAGCCGCGCGCCAAGCGGATCGTGCGAAAGCGTGGTCGCTAG
- the nusB gene encoding transcription antitermination factor NusB, with amino-acid sequence MGSRHEARERALQILFQYDIHGKKGLWLDEFWKPLESDEETKAFAERLVAGVLEKKRDLDALMGHYATNWKVSRMPIVDRNILRAGLYELFWMDDVPAKVTLDESVELAKSFGDDEASKFVNGILDKVLATEPKLELKRKTPDKPVWKRT; translated from the coding sequence ATGGGATCGCGCCATGAAGCACGCGAGCGCGCGTTGCAGATCTTGTTTCAGTACGACATCCATGGAAAGAAGGGGCTCTGGCTCGATGAGTTCTGGAAGCCGCTGGAATCGGATGAAGAGACGAAAGCCTTTGCCGAGCGGCTGGTCGCAGGGGTGCTGGAGAAAAAGCGGGACCTTGATGCGCTGATGGGGCACTACGCGACGAACTGGAAAGTGAGCCGCATGCCGATCGTGGACCGCAACATTCTCCGTGCGGGGCTCTACGAGCTGTTTTGGATGGATGACGTGCCGGCGAAGGTGACGCTGGATGAATCCGTCGAGCTGGCCAAGAGTTTCGGCGACGATGAGGCCTCGAAGTTTGTGAACGGCATTCTGGACAAGGTGCTGGCGACCGAACCGAAGCTGGAGCTGAAGCGCAAGACGCCGGACAAGCCGGTGTGGAAGCGAACCTGA
- the purB gene encoding adenylosuccinate lyase: MIERYTRPQMKAIWDLKHKYEIWLEVELQACAAFEKAGQAPRGTAAKIRKKARINVERIAEIEKVTKHDIIAFLESLMDTVGPEHRFLHMGLTSSDIVDTSLAVQMTEALDLILEGLDGLLAVLKKQALRHKMTVMVGRSHGIHGEPISFGFKLAIWYEEFCRHRNRLTAVRQEIAVGKLSGAMGTFAHQGPEVEEYVCRQMGLTPDPVSNQVVQRDRHAAYATALALLAASIEKIAVEVRHLQRTEVLEAEEFFSAGQKGSSAMPHKRNPIVSENLCGLARIVRANSLAAMENVALWHERDISHSSVERVIMPDSTILVDYMLAKATDLMKDLIVYPKNMQRNLDLTGGLVYSQRLLLTLVEKGAQRKESYEAVQRNAMASWKGAGGLQDLVSQDPFISQHLKKSEIAACFDPTYYLRHLDQIYRRVFSGRAANAARGRKRGGR; the protein is encoded by the coding sequence GTGATTGAGCGATATACCCGTCCCCAGATGAAGGCCATTTGGGACCTGAAGCATAAGTACGAAATCTGGTTGGAAGTGGAATTACAGGCGTGCGCCGCGTTCGAGAAGGCCGGACAGGCGCCGCGCGGCACCGCCGCGAAGATCCGCAAGAAAGCCAGGATTAACGTGGAGCGGATTGCCGAGATCGAGAAGGTCACGAAGCACGACATCATCGCCTTCCTTGAATCCTTGATGGACACGGTGGGGCCGGAGCACCGCTTTCTGCACATGGGGCTGACATCGTCGGACATCGTCGATACGTCGCTGGCGGTGCAGATGACGGAGGCGCTCGATCTGATCCTCGAAGGGCTCGATGGGTTGCTCGCGGTGCTGAAGAAGCAGGCGCTGCGCCACAAGATGACGGTGATGGTGGGCCGCTCGCATGGCATTCACGGGGAGCCGATCTCGTTCGGGTTCAAGCTGGCGATCTGGTACGAAGAGTTCTGCCGGCATCGGAACCGGCTCACGGCGGTGCGGCAGGAAATCGCCGTCGGCAAGCTGTCCGGCGCGATGGGCACGTTTGCGCATCAGGGGCCGGAAGTCGAAGAGTATGTCTGTCGGCAGATGGGGCTAACGCCAGATCCGGTGTCCAATCAAGTCGTCCAGCGGGACCGGCATGCGGCCTATGCCACGGCACTGGCGCTGCTGGCGGCGAGCATCGAAAAAATCGCGGTCGAGGTTCGGCATCTCCAGCGGACCGAAGTGCTGGAGGCGGAGGAGTTTTTCTCTGCGGGGCAAAAGGGCTCGTCGGCCATGCCGCACAAGCGGAATCCGATCGTGTCGGAGAACCTCTGCGGCCTCGCGCGCATCGTCCGGGCGAACAGCCTGGCGGCGATGGAAAACGTCGCCCTCTGGCACGAGCGGGACATCAGCCATTCCTCCGTCGAGCGGGTCATCATGCCGGACAGCACGATTCTCGTCGACTATATGCTGGCGAAGGCGACCGATCTGATGAAGGATCTGATCGTCTATCCCAAGAACATGCAGCGCAACCTCGATTTGACCGGCGGTCTGGTCTATTCGCAGCGGCTCTTGCTGACGCTGGTCGAAAAAGGCGCGCAGCGCAAAGAGTCCTATGAAGCCGTGCAGCGGAATGCGATGGCCTCCTGGAAGGGCGCCGGTGGGCTGCAAGATTTGGTGAGCCAGGATCCCTTCATCTCGCAGCATCTCAAGAAGAGCGAGATCGCCGCCTGCTTCGATCCGACCTATTATCTGCGGCATCTGGACCAGATTTACCGCCGGGTATTTTCCGGCCGCGCGGCCAACGCCGCGCGTGGCAGGAAACGAGGAGGACGATGA
- a CDS encoding chlorite dismutase family protein, which translates to MMHIWRGLMMACVLVALGCVTALPAPAADRDKLLSEPGVYGTFAAFRFDAEWGKLDQATRIAHLTSFRGVVEQHREKLAIDTYLLRGLSDHADFLLRVHAAELKDTQQFLVDLQNSVFGKYVTSVVVFNGLTKKANYVPGFSEQLKSDLKAPSESGPYAIVIPIRKDGEWWSLPQEKRAAMMLEHTEAALPYHKTVKRKLYHATGLDDFDFITYFETAKLDDFHALVLALNKVKEAKHNRRVGNPTLVGTVRSLDQLIEVLAQ; encoded by the coding sequence ATGATGCATATCTGGCGTGGGCTCATGATGGCCTGTGTCCTTGTCGCGCTCGGCTGCGTGACGGCGCTGCCGGCTCCTGCCGCCGATCGCGACAAGCTGTTGAGCGAGCCGGGCGTCTATGGCACCTTTGCCGCGTTCCGGTTCGATGCCGAGTGGGGGAAGCTGGATCAGGCGACGCGGATCGCGCATTTGACCTCGTTTCGAGGGGTGGTCGAGCAGCATCGCGAGAAGCTGGCCATCGATACCTACCTGCTGCGGGGCTTGTCCGACCACGCCGACTTTTTGCTGCGCGTGCATGCGGCGGAATTGAAAGATACCCAACAGTTCCTGGTGGATCTCCAGAACAGCGTCTTCGGCAAGTATGTGACGAGTGTGGTGGTGTTCAACGGGCTGACGAAGAAGGCGAATTATGTGCCGGGTTTTTCCGAGCAGCTGAAGTCGGATCTCAAGGCGCCCAGCGAGTCCGGCCCCTATGCCATCGTGATTCCGATCCGCAAGGATGGCGAGTGGTGGTCGCTGCCGCAAGAGAAGCGCGCCGCGATGATGCTGGAGCATACCGAAGCGGCCTTGCCGTACCACAAGACGGTCAAGCGCAAGCTCTACCATGCGACCGGTCTCGACGACTTCGATTTCATCACCTATTTTGAGACGGCCAAGCTGGACGATTTTCATGCGCTGGTCTTGGCCTTGAATAAAGTCAAAGAAGCCAAGCACAACCGGCGGGTGGGGAACCCGACGCTGGTGGGCACAGTGCGGTCGCTGGATCAGTTGATCGAAGTGCTGGCGCAATAG
- a CDS encoding phosphoribosylaminoimidazolesuccinocarboxamide synthase — protein sequence MTTGTLLYEGKAKKIFTAERADEVVQYFKDDATAFNAQKRGTIVEKGIINNKISERLFLLLEDEGIRTHFVKRLSDREMLTKKVTIVPVEVVVRNIVAGSLAKRLGLKEGDAIEPAIVEFYYKNDALGDPLVNDDHLRVMNIATPALLKDLRELGHKVNAVLKPFFADRQMQLVDFKLEFGVFHNKLVLADEISPDTCRLWDVSTGESMDKDRFRKDMGKIEEAYQEVLKRVCG from the coding sequence ATGACAACCGGAACATTGCTCTACGAAGGCAAGGCCAAGAAGATTTTTACCGCCGAACGGGCGGACGAGGTGGTGCAGTATTTCAAGGACGATGCGACGGCCTTCAATGCGCAGAAGCGCGGCACCATCGTCGAGAAGGGGATCATCAACAATAAGATCTCCGAACGGCTCTTCCTCCTGCTCGAAGACGAAGGCATCCGGACGCATTTTGTGAAGCGTTTGAGCGACCGGGAAATGCTCACGAAGAAAGTCACCATCGTGCCGGTCGAGGTGGTGGTGCGGAACATTGTCGCCGGCAGCCTGGCGAAGCGGTTGGGGCTCAAAGAGGGCGATGCCATCGAGCCGGCCATTGTGGAGTTCTATTACAAGAATGACGCGCTCGGCGATCCGCTCGTGAATGACGACCATCTGCGTGTGATGAATATCGCCACGCCGGCGCTGCTCAAGGATCTCCGGGAGCTGGGGCACAAGGTGAATGCCGTCTTGAAGCCGTTCTTTGCCGACCGGCAGATGCAGTTGGTGGATTTCAAGTTAGAGTTCGGCGTTTTCCATAACAAGCTGGTATTGGCCGACGAAATTTCCCCGGACACCTGCCGACTTTGGGATGTGTCTACCGGCGAGTCGATGGACAAGGACCGGTTCCGCAAAGATATGGGCAAAATCGAAGAAGCGTATCAGGAAGTGTTGAAGAGGGTATGCGGGTGA
- the purS gene encoding phosphoribosylformylglycinamidine synthase subunit PurS, producing MKAKIHVTLKQGILDPQGKAIEHALDSLGFKNTANVRVGKYMEVELKETDKAKADAQVKQMCEKLLANTIVEEYRYELTA from the coding sequence ATGAAAGCGAAGATTCATGTGACGTTGAAGCAGGGCATTTTGGATCCGCAGGGGAAGGCCATTGAGCATGCGCTGGATTCGCTGGGGTTCAAGAATACGGCGAATGTGCGGGTGGGCAAGTATATGGAAGTGGAGTTGAAGGAAACGGACAAGGCCAAGGCCGACGCGCAAGTGAAGCAAATGTGCGAGAAGCTGTTGGCAAACACGATTGTTGAAGAATATCGGTATGAACTCACGGCGTAA
- the purQ gene encoding phosphoribosylformylglycinamidine synthase subunit PurQ, whose translation MNVGVLVFPGSNCDHDCQHVFQHVLGQSVQMIWHKETSLKGIDLVILPGGFSYGDYLRTGAIARFSPVMGAVKAFAKDGGAVIGICNGFQILLEAGLLPGAMLRNKSLHFICKDVYVRVENAATAFTEACQPGQVLKIPVAHADGNYYTDPVTLAAMQANAQIVFRYCTPDGKVTPEANPNGSLDNIAGIINPEGNVLGMMPHPERCAEDILGNQDGKLIFQSLLKAMKVKA comes from the coding sequence ATGAATGTTGGAGTGCTCGTTTTCCCAGGCAGTAATTGCGATCACGATTGCCAGCACGTGTTTCAGCATGTGTTGGGGCAATCGGTGCAAATGATTTGGCACAAGGAGACCTCGCTCAAGGGGATCGATCTTGTGATCCTCCCCGGCGGGTTTTCCTATGGCGACTATCTTCGTACCGGCGCGATCGCGAGATTTTCGCCGGTCATGGGAGCGGTGAAGGCGTTTGCCAAGGACGGCGGCGCCGTCATCGGCATCTGCAACGGGTTTCAGATCCTCCTCGAAGCGGGGCTGCTTCCCGGCGCGATGCTGCGGAATAAGTCGCTCCATTTTATCTGCAAGGATGTGTATGTGAGGGTCGAGAATGCCGCCACGGCCTTTACGGAGGCCTGTCAGCCTGGCCAGGTCTTGAAGATTCCCGTCGCCCATGCCGACGGCAATTACTACACCGACCCGGTCACGCTGGCGGCTATGCAGGCGAACGCGCAAATCGTGTTCCGGTATTGCACGCCGGATGGCAAGGTCACGCCGGAGGCGAATCCGAACGGCTCGCTCGACAACATCGCCGGGATCATCAATCCGGAGGGCAATGTGCTGGGGATGATGCCGCATCCGGAGCGGTGCGCGGAAGATATTTTGGGGAATCAGGACGGGAAGCTGATCTTCCAATCATTGCTCAAGGCGATGAAGGTCAAAGCCTAA
- the purL gene encoding phosphoribosylformylglycinamidine synthase subunit PurL, with product MSLVITKELIAQHNLTDDEYKKIVEILGREPNLTELGMFSVMWSEHCSYKSSRVHLKKLPMTGPRVIQGPGENAGVVDIGDGLCVVFKMESHNHPSFIEPYQGAATGVGGILRDVFTMGARPIALLDSLRFGGLDTAKNRHIVKGVVAGIAGYGNCMGVPTVGGEIVFNDIYSLNPLVNVFCLGIAQKDKIFLGTAAGVGNPVIYFGSKTGRDGIHGATMASDSFDDTSEQKRPTVQVGDPFQEKLLLEACLELMANDLLVGIQDMGAAGLTSSSCEMASRAGNGIDLDLTHVPRREPGMTPYELMLSESQERMLMVAKAGKEEDCIRICKKWDLDVAVVGKVTGTGMLRVLDQGQVVADIPAKSLADDGPRYERPYSPPAYQDMLTNLNYDVIPDVKDANAALLALLESPTIASKRWVYEQYDHMVRTNTMVRPGSDAAVVRIKGTNKAVAMTVDCNSRYCLLHPYEGARLAVAEAARNLACSGAEPIGLTDCLNFGNPERPDIMWQFVLAIEGMKDACEHFKIPIVSGNVSFYNETNGLSIYPTPMLGMVGLIESAEKTMTQWFREDGDDILLLGTTREDLGGSEYLKVLHAREQGSPPYLNLDTEQAVQACVLQLIRSGLLQSAHDCSDGGLAVALAECCVSGPGQARGAGVRLPQGRLRKDALLFGETQSRVVISAKPAQRQAILDCAKGLGVPAAVIGSVGGVSLAIHVGDEQTSAATIEVPVATLADRWGFSLERTLNQA from the coding sequence ATGTCGCTAGTTATCACGAAAGAGTTGATCGCCCAGCACAATCTCACTGACGACGAGTACAAGAAGATCGTCGAGATTTTAGGACGTGAGCCGAATTTGACGGAACTCGGCATGTTTTCCGTCATGTGGTCGGAGCATTGCTCCTATAAGTCGTCGCGCGTGCATTTGAAGAAGCTGCCCATGACCGGGCCGCGCGTTATTCAAGGCCCCGGTGAAAATGCCGGCGTGGTGGATATCGGTGACGGGCTCTGTGTGGTGTTCAAGATGGAGTCGCACAACCACCCCTCGTTTATCGAGCCCTATCAGGGGGCCGCGACGGGTGTGGGCGGAATCCTGCGCGATGTGTTTACGATGGGGGCGCGGCCGATCGCGCTGCTCGATTCGCTGCGGTTCGGTGGACTCGATACGGCGAAGAACCGCCATATTGTGAAGGGGGTCGTGGCAGGCATCGCCGGTTATGGCAACTGCATGGGCGTGCCGACGGTGGGCGGCGAGATCGTCTTCAACGATATCTATTCGCTCAATCCTCTGGTGAACGTGTTCTGCCTCGGCATTGCGCAGAAGGACAAGATTTTCCTCGGCACGGCCGCGGGCGTCGGCAATCCGGTGATCTATTTCGGCTCGAAGACAGGCCGCGACGGGATTCATGGCGCGACGATGGCGTCCGATTCGTTTGACGATACGTCCGAGCAGAAGCGGCCGACGGTGCAGGTGGGAGATCCGTTCCAGGAGAAACTGTTGCTGGAAGCCTGTCTTGAACTGATGGCGAACGATCTGCTCGTCGGGATTCAAGACATGGGCGCGGCCGGGCTGACCAGTTCGTCTTGCGAGATGGCCTCGCGCGCGGGGAACGGCATCGACCTGGATCTGACCCATGTGCCGCGCCGCGAGCCAGGCATGACGCCCTATGAGTTGATGCTCTCGGAGTCGCAAGAGCGCATGTTGATGGTGGCGAAGGCCGGCAAGGAAGAGGACTGTATCCGGATCTGCAAAAAGTGGGATTTGGACGTGGCGGTGGTCGGGAAGGTGACGGGGACCGGCATGCTGCGCGTACTGGACCAGGGCCAGGTGGTGGCGGACATTCCGGCCAAGTCGCTGGCGGATGACGGCCCGCGCTACGAGCGGCCCTATTCACCGCCGGCCTATCAGGACATGCTCACCAATCTCAATTACGACGTGATCCCGGACGTGAAGGATGCCAACGCGGCCTTGCTGGCGTTGCTGGAATCGCCGACCATTGCCAGCAAGCGCTGGGTCTATGAGCAATACGATCACATGGTGCGGACCAATACGATGGTGCGCCCGGGATCGGACGCGGCGGTGGTGCGCATCAAGGGCACGAATAAAGCCGTGGCGATGACGGTGGATTGCAACAGCCGCTATTGCCTGTTGCACCCCTACGAAGGGGCGCGGCTCGCGGTGGCGGAGGCGGCGAGGAATCTGGCCTGTTCCGGCGCGGAGCCGATCGGTCTCACGGATTGCCTCAATTTCGGCAATCCCGAACGGCCGGACATCATGTGGCAGTTTGTGCTGGCGATCGAAGGGATGAAGGACGCCTGCGAGCATTTCAAGATTCCCATCGTGAGCGGCAACGTGAGTTTTTACAACGAGACGAACGGGCTCTCGATCTATCCGACGCCGATGCTGGGCATGGTGGGGCTGATCGAGTCGGCCGAGAAGACGATGACGCAATGGTTCCGGGAGGATGGCGACGACATTCTGCTGCTTGGAACGACGCGGGAAGATTTGGGCGGATCGGAATATTTGAAAGTGCTGCACGCCCGTGAGCAGGGTTCTCCCCCCTATCTGAATCTGGACACGGAGCAGGCGGTACAGGCCTGTGTGTTACAATTGATCCGTTCCGGTCTGCTCCAGTCCGCGCACGATTGTTCGGACGGCGGATTGGCCGTGGCACTGGCCGAATGTTGTGTCTCGGGGCCCGGCCAGGCGCGCGGCGCCGGGGTCCGCCTGCCTCAAGGACGGCTGAGGAAGGATGCGCTGCTGTTCGGGGAGACGCAGTCGCGCGTTGTGATCTCGGCCAAGCCGGCTCAGCGGCAGGCTATTCTGGATTGCGCCAAGGGACTGGGCGTCCCGGCTGCGGTGATCGGCTCAGTGGGCGGGGTATCGCTGGCCATTCATGTGGGAGACGAACAGACGTCTGCCGCAACGATTGAGGTGCCCGTGGCGACGCTCGCGGATCGTTGGGGCTTTTCACTGGAACGGACGCTGAATCAAGCATAA
- the purF gene encoding amidophosphoribosyltransferase, with product MTKELPLITPDKFHDECAVFGIYGHEESANLTYLGLYALQHRGQEASGIVSGDGEQFYVQKGMGLVADIYHKSVLEKLPGHMAIGHNRYSTSGGNDLKNVQPLIVNFAFGNLALAHNGNLINAQFLRNELEAYGAIFQSTSDTEVIIHLIAHSRASTFLARVMDALNQVRGAFSIVLMTDNGLIAVRDPHGLRPLCLGRVRGSWVVASETCAFDLLDAEYVREIEPGELVVISEQGIDSHRPFPKVDPAMCVFEYVYFARPDSRIFGANAVYATRKALGRQLAQESWVPADIVIPVPDSGVPAALGYSEGGGVPFETGLIRNHYVGRTFIEPEQSIRHFGVKVKLNAVPEVLEGKRVVVVDDSLVRGTTSRKIVKMLRNAGAKEVHMRISSPPIVSPCFYGIDTPTKKELIASNHSIEEIRKYITADSLAYLSLDGMLKSAPGVPGQYCNACFTEKYPIAFTRAEELQLGLFEPSH from the coding sequence ATGACAAAAGAATTACCGCTCATCACGCCCGATAAGTTTCACGACGAATGCGCCGTCTTCGGCATCTATGGCCACGAAGAGTCGGCGAATCTGACCTATTTGGGTTTGTACGCGCTCCAACATCGCGGGCAGGAGGCCTCGGGCATCGTGTCCGGCGACGGGGAGCAGTTCTATGTCCAGAAGGGGATGGGGCTGGTCGCCGATATCTATCATAAGTCCGTTCTGGAGAAGCTGCCCGGGCATATGGCGATCGGCCATAATCGCTACTCCACCTCGGGCGGCAACGATTTGAAGAACGTGCAGCCCTTGATCGTCAACTTCGCCTTCGGGAACCTGGCGCTCGCGCATAACGGCAATTTGATCAATGCGCAGTTTCTGCGCAACGAACTGGAAGCTTACGGCGCGATCTTTCAATCCACCTCGGACACCGAAGTCATTATTCACCTGATCGCCCATTCGCGCGCGAGCACCTTTTTGGCGCGGGTGATGGATGCGCTCAACCAAGTGCGCGGCGCCTTCTCCATCGTGCTGATGACCGACAACGGGTTGATCGCCGTCCGTGATCCGCACGGGTTGCGGCCGCTCTGTCTCGGGCGAGTGCGGGGGAGCTGGGTCGTGGCCTCGGAGACTTGCGCCTTCGATTTGCTCGACGCCGAATACGTGCGGGAAATCGAGCCGGGTGAGTTGGTTGTAATCAGCGAACAGGGCATCGACAGCCACCGGCCTTTTCCCAAGGTCGATCCGGCCATGTGCGTGTTCGAGTATGTGTACTTCGCCCGGCCCGACAGCCGCATCTTCGGGGCCAACGCCGTCTATGCCACGCGCAAGGCGCTGGGTCGCCAGCTGGCGCAGGAATCGTGGGTGCCGGCCGATATCGTGATTCCGGTTCCTGACTCCGGTGTGCCGGCGGCACTCGGGTACAGCGAAGGCGGAGGCGTGCCGTTTGAGACCGGGCTGATTCGCAATCACTATGTCGGGCGGACGTTCATCGAGCCGGAGCAGTCGATCCGCCATTTCGGGGTGAAGGTGAAGTTGAACGCGGTGCCGGAAGTGCTGGAGGGCAAGCGCGTCGTCGTGGTGGACGATTCGCTGGTGCGCGGCACGACCAGCCGGAAGATCGTGAAGATGTTGCGGAACGCGGGCGCGAAAGAAGTGCATATGCGCATCAGTTCGCCGCCCATCGTGTCCCCCTGTTTTTACGGGATCGACACGCCGACGAAGAAAGAACTGATCGCCTCCAATCATTCGATCGAAGAAATCCGCAAATACATCACGGCGGATTCCTTGGCCTATCTCAGCCTGGACGGCATGCTCAAATCGGCGCCCGGCGTGCCGGGCCAGTATTGCAACGCCTGCTTCACGGAAAAGTATCCGATCGCCTTCACGCGCGCGGAAGAATTGCAGCTCGGGCTCTTTGAACCGTCGCACTGA
- a CDS encoding PilZ domain-containing protein, whose protein sequence is MQPRGRDRIGVDYPVTVSGEQGSGDGILSNLTITGGEINGPLNVTVGQSLRIHIRLTGARNPIDIAVAAVRWKQDFRFGVEFVRFEGNAKAQLQEMLNQSDSASSS, encoded by the coding sequence ATGCAGCCAAGAGGCCGGGATCGAATCGGCGTCGATTATCCTGTGACCGTGAGCGGAGAGCAGGGGAGCGGGGACGGCATCCTCAGCAATCTGACCATCACCGGCGGCGAGATCAATGGCCCGCTGAATGTCACGGTCGGCCAATCCCTCCGGATTCATATCCGTCTCACCGGCGCACGGAACCCGATCGACATCGCCGTTGCCGCGGTCCGCTGGAAGCAAGACTTTCGGTTCGGTGTCGAGTTCGTGCGGTTCGAGGGCAATGCCAAAGCCCAGCTTCAAGAGATGCTCAATCAGAGCGATAGCGCTTCCTCCTCCTGA
- a CDS encoding TlpA disulfide reductase family protein — protein sequence MKRVLFILGALLAPALAAQLVLAAGLFKTGEKAPSFTLTAITGETVSLDAYKGKVVVLGLFHICDPCMMQGSTLQKVSEMTKGKEVAVIGVNSSGNSKKDVGEFLSAFPVKVTYPYLLDPGKVTDKLYGGGKFIPNVYVIDQQGIIRWQRVGNMDLAGADVITAEVEKLLAGSSKM from the coding sequence ATGAAGCGAGTGCTATTCATACTCGGTGCTTTGCTGGCTCCGGCGTTGGCCGCGCAGCTGGTATTGGCGGCCGGATTGTTCAAGACCGGTGAAAAGGCCCCGTCGTTCACGCTCACGGCGATCACCGGTGAAACGGTGTCGCTGGATGCCTATAAAGGGAAAGTCGTGGTGCTTGGGCTCTTCCATATTTGCGATCCTTGCATGATGCAGGGCTCGACCCTTCAAAAAGTGTCCGAGATGACCAAAGGCAAAGAGGTCGCGGTCATCGGGGTTAATTCGTCCGGCAATTCCAAGAAAGATGTCGGGGAATTCTTGTCGGCGTTTCCGGTGAAGGTGACCTATCCCTACCTGCTCGATCCCGGGAAGGTGACGGATAAGCTCTATGGCGGCGGCAAGTTCATTCCGAATGTGTACGTCATCGATCAGCAAGGCATCATTCGCTGGCAACGGGTCGGCAATATGGACCTGGCTGGGGCCGATGTCATTACGGCAGAGGTGGAAAAGCTGTTGGCGGGTTCGTCAAAAATGTAG
- a CDS encoding tetratricopeptide repeat protein produces the protein MALRNGLSEELNRQGNEHFSRGFYTDAYTCYAKALECDRITGDQRAMAATLGNLGNICAVSGRREAAQAYYQEVLELQKILGDEKGIGTTLANLGNLRADAGEWDRARAYYLEALDLMTKAHDEAGQAVLFSDLGLVARETGQFDQAVQLYEQSLALMRRLGNQGGVADAWRMIGRTFLVQRRYDDAIACCQTSRSIAERLRDELRAGGARYVLAQCYEETGRLQDAADLLDQVVAMDRKYQLPKLEENTKRLESLRARLSGSPASEPWRETHA, from the coding sequence ATGGCGTTGCGCAACGGGCTGTCAGAAGAATTGAATCGCCAGGGGAATGAGCATTTCTCCCGCGGGTTCTACACGGATGCCTATACCTGTTATGCCAAGGCACTCGAGTGCGACCGGATCACCGGCGATCAGCGGGCGATGGCGGCGACGCTCGGCAATCTCGGGAATATCTGCGCGGTCAGCGGCCGGCGCGAGGCGGCGCAGGCCTATTATCAGGAAGTGCTGGAGTTGCAGAAGATCCTCGGGGACGAGAAAGGCATTGGGACGACGCTGGCGAACTTAGGCAATCTCCGGGCCGATGCGGGTGAATGGGATCGCGCGCGCGCCTACTATCTGGAAGCGCTGGATCTCATGACGAAGGCCCATGATGAAGCCGGGCAGGCGGTGCTCTTCTCCGATCTTGGGCTGGTCGCGCGGGAGACGGGGCAGTTCGATCAGGCGGTCCAGCTGTACGAGCAGTCGCTCGCGTTGATGCGGCGCCTCGGCAATCAGGGCGGAGTCGCGGATGCCTGGCGCATGATCGGCCGGACCTTTCTGGTTCAACGGCGCTATGACGATGCGATTGCCTGCTGCCAGACAAGCCGGTCGATCGCCGAGCGTTTGCGCGATGAGCTGCGTGCCGGCGGCGCGCGCTATGTGCTGGCACAGTGTTATGAAGAAACCGGCCGGCTGCAGGACGCCGCCGATCTTCTCGACCAGGTGGTCGCGATGGACCGCAAGTATCAGCTTCCCAAGCTGGAAGAAAACACAAAACGCCTGGAATCGCTGCGGGCCCGATTGAGCGGTTCGCCGGCCTCTGAGCCTTGGCGGGAGACGCACGCATGA